In a genomic window of Lacrimispora sp. BS-2:
- a CDS encoding galactose ABC transporter substrate-binding protein: MRLLKKVLAVGLASAMVFSMAGCGAGAKETTAAATEASTAAETKEEAGAETTAEAVKDAVGGDVADKKVGISIYKFDDNFMTLYRTELQRYLTEDLGFKKENVVIQDGKGDQAEQTNQIQNFITQKYDVLILNLVQASSAPEITDMCKEAGIPVVFINREPDAQEEQRWKDEKINATYVGCDARQSGTYQGEEILETSTKGDINGDGVVSYIMIQGDPENVDAQYRTEFSVKALTDSGMQVKELLKQRGDWDQAKAQQIAQDALTQYGDQIEVIFCNNDAMALGALQAIEAAGRTVNKDIYLVGVDALTEAVQNVLDEKQTGTVFNDHFSQARTASDMAVKYIMGESVDNVNMVDYIKVTMDNAQEVLDKLK, encoded by the coding sequence ATGAGATTACTCAAAAAAGTATTAGCAGTAGGCCTTGCGTCAGCAATGGTATTTTCCATGGCAGGCTGTGGAGCAGGTGCCAAGGAAACAACGGCGGCCGCAACAGAGGCTTCTACGGCAGCAGAGACTAAGGAGGAGGCAGGGGCAGAGACCACCGCAGAAGCAGTAAAAGATGCTGTTGGCGGAGATGTAGCGGACAAGAAAGTCGGTATCTCAATTTACAAATTTGATGATAACTTTATGACACTTTACCGTACAGAACTTCAGCGCTATTTGACAGAAGACTTAGGCTTTAAAAAAGAAAATGTTGTAATCCAGGATGGTAAGGGTGATCAGGCTGAACAGACCAACCAGATCCAGAACTTCATTACCCAGAAATACGATGTATTGATTTTAAATCTTGTTCAGGCTTCTTCTGCTCCGGAAATCACAGATATGTGTAAGGAAGCAGGAATCCCGGTTGTTTTCATCAACCGTGAGCCAGATGCCCAGGAAGAACAGAGATGGAAAGATGAAAAAATTAACGCTACTTATGTAGGTTGTGACGCAAGACAGTCCGGTACCTATCAGGGAGAAGAAATTCTGGAAACTTCTACCAAGGGCGATATTAACGGTGACGGCGTTGTTTCTTATATTATGATCCAGGGTGACCCGGAGAACGTAGATGCTCAGTACAGAACAGAATTCTCTGTTAAGGCTCTTACTGATTCCGGTATGCAGGTAAAAGAACTGTTAAAGCAGCGTGGTGACTGGGATCAGGCGAAAGCTCAGCAGATCGCTCAGGATGCTTTAACACAGTATGGTGATCAGATTGAAGTAATCTTCTGCAACAACGATGCTATGGCACTTGGTGCTCTTCAGGCAATCGAGGCAGCAGGACGTACCGTAAACAAAGACATCTATTTAGTAGGTGTTGATGCTCTGACAGAGGCTGTTCAGAACGTTCTCGACGAAAAGCAGACAGGTACTGTATTCAATGACCACTTCTCACAGGCTCGTACAGCAAGCGATATGGCTGTTAAGTACATCATGGGTGAATCAGTTGATAATGTAAATATGGTAGACTATATCAAGGTAACTATGGATAATGCTCAGGAAGTTCTTGATAAATTAAAATAA
- a CDS encoding sugar ABC transporter ATP-binding protein yields MAEEYRLEMIGVSKSFPGVKALDKINLKVRPGTVHALMGENGAGKSTLMKCLFGIYKMDEGKVLIDGKDENIANPDDALHKGLAMVHQELQPVPARSIAENMYLGRYPLIKIGPLKIVDHRTMNLEAEKWLKDVKMNFNPRAKLGTLSIGQMQSVEIAKAVSQNAKLVILDEPTSSLTDNEVEALFRIIRDLKARGVSMIYISHKMAEIRQIADDITIMRDGTYVGSWEVKDISDDEIVKQMVGRELSNVYPPKEDFRTDETILKVSHVSSIHPRSFRDCSFELKRGEILGFGGLVGAQRTELMEAIFGMRHIASGEIEVLGKKVTIKRPQDAINDSVGMITEDRRGTGIIGCLSIADNTAIASYRNYTKLGTINSKKVGQVVKDSIAKLSIKTPNDRTLIQSLSGGNQQKVIIARWLANNPDILIMDEPTRGIDVGAKYEIYQIMIDLVKQGKSIIMISSEMPELIGMSNRIIVMCNGHITGELEDDEATQERIMAFATKFDLDDKVTENFTQEVKS; encoded by the coding sequence ATGGCAGAGGAATACAGACTGGAAATGATAGGGGTCAGCAAATCCTTCCCTGGCGTTAAAGCGCTTGACAAAATCAACTTAAAAGTACGTCCCGGTACCGTTCACGCCTTAATGGGTGAGAACGGAGCAGGTAAATCGACCCTTATGAAATGCCTTTTCGGCATTTATAAAATGGATGAAGGAAAGGTTCTTATTGACGGGAAAGATGAGAACATCGCAAATCCCGATGATGCCCTTCACAAAGGGCTTGCCATGGTGCACCAGGAGCTGCAGCCCGTTCCGGCGCGTTCCATTGCGGAAAATATGTACCTTGGAAGGTATCCCTTAATAAAAATAGGTCCTTTAAAGATTGTTGACCATAGGACCATGAACCTGGAAGCGGAAAAGTGGTTAAAAGATGTAAAAATGAATTTTAATCCCAGGGCAAAGCTTGGGACACTATCAATCGGACAAATGCAGTCAGTGGAAATTGCAAAGGCAGTGAGTCAGAATGCAAAGCTGGTAATTTTGGATGAACCGACCTCATCACTGACTGATAATGAAGTGGAAGCGCTGTTTCGAATTATCAGGGATTTGAAAGCCCGGGGCGTTTCTATGATATATATCAGCCATAAGATGGCAGAGATCCGGCAGATTGCTGATGACATAACAATCATGCGTGACGGAACATATGTAGGTTCCTGGGAGGTAAAGGACATTTCAGATGATGAAATCGTTAAGCAAATGGTCGGCCGGGAATTAAGCAACGTTTATCCGCCAAAAGAAGATTTCAGGACAGATGAGACGATCTTAAAAGTAAGCCATGTAAGCAGCATCCACCCGCGCTCCTTCCGGGATTGTTCTTTTGAATTAAAGAGAGGAGAGATTTTGGGATTTGGAGGCCTGGTAGGCGCCCAGAGAACAGAATTGATGGAAGCAATTTTTGGAATGCGCCACATTGCAAGCGGGGAGATTGAGGTTCTGGGTAAAAAGGTGACGATCAAACGTCCCCAGGATGCCATTAACGATTCTGTGGGAATGATCACAGAGGACAGACGGGGGACCGGCATTATAGGATGCTTGAGCATTGCGGATAACACGGCCATTGCCTCTTACCGGAATTATACCAAACTCGGAACCATTAACAGCAAAAAGGTGGGCCAGGTAGTAAAGGACAGCATCGCAAAGCTGAGTATCAAGACACCAAATGACAGGACCCTGATACAATCTTTATCAGGAGGAAACCAGCAAAAGGTGATCATTGCCAGATGGCTGGCTAATAACCCGGATATTCTGATCATGGATGAACCCACCAGAGGAATTGACGTTGGTGCAAAATATGAGATATACCAGATCATGATAGATCTGGTAAAACAAGGAAAATCGATTATCATGATTTCTTCCGAAATGCCGGAACTGATCGGTATGTCAAACCGGATTATCGTTATGTGTAACGGCCATATTACCGGAGAGCTGGAAGATGATGAGGCAACTCAGGAGAGGATCATGGCATTTGCCACTAAATTTGATTTAGACGATAAGGTAACAGAAAATTTCACACAGGAGGTTAAATCATGA
- a CDS encoding beta-methylgalactoside transporter, which produces MQTKKVNMKDLLINNGIIVVLIMLAIFTVIKRPAFGSFDNLKNIALNVAPRFIIACGVSGCLITRGTDLSAGRMVGLSACLAGTLLQKPGYSGKFFPNLPDFGIWWVFVVLLICIAVCAIFGLINGMVISFLQVPAFIGTLGMQLIVYGVCLVYTNATPIGGYRAAYTEVAKGRLLGAIPYLFLIALAIGLVIWFVYNKTPHGKYMYAIGGNEQAAEVSGVNTKKTKIIIYVTAAALYALGGFLVGAKSGGSSVNMGMGWELEAIAACTIGGVSVNGGIGKVSGVLIGVLVFEILKTCLQYLGVDPNYQYIAQGVIIVVAIALDIRKYIAKK; this is translated from the coding sequence ATGCAAACAAAAAAAGTTAATATGAAGGATTTACTTATTAATAATGGAATCATCGTTGTTCTCATCATGCTGGCGATTTTTACTGTAATTAAGCGGCCGGCCTTTGGTTCCTTTGATAACCTGAAAAACATTGCTTTAAACGTAGCGCCCCGCTTTATCATTGCCTGTGGTGTATCCGGGTGTCTGATCACCAGAGGTACGGATCTTTCTGCCGGACGTATGGTAGGTCTTTCTGCCTGCCTTGCAGGTACTTTGCTTCAAAAGCCCGGGTACAGCGGAAAGTTTTTCCCCAATCTTCCTGATTTCGGAATCTGGTGGGTATTTGTGGTGCTGTTGATCTGTATCGCTGTTTGTGCAATTTTCGGTCTCATCAATGGTATGGTCATTTCTTTTCTTCAGGTTCCGGCCTTTATCGGAACCCTGGGCATGCAGCTGATCGTTTACGGTGTCTGCCTTGTTTATACCAATGCAACCCCCATCGGCGGTTACCGCGCTGCTTATACAGAGGTGGCAAAGGGCAGGCTTTTAGGAGCCATCCCTTATCTGTTCTTAATTGCTCTTGCAATCGGGCTTGTGATCTGGTTTGTCTATAACAAAACACCTCACGGCAAATATATGTACGCTATTGGAGGAAACGAACAGGCAGCGGAAGTTTCCGGCGTTAATACGAAGAAAACGAAAATCATTATTTATGTAACAGCAGCAGCGCTTTATGCGTTGGGAGGTTTCCTTGTAGGCGCGAAATCCGGAGGTTCCTCCGTTAATATGGGAATGGGCTGGGAGCTGGAAGCCATTGCAGCATGTACCATCGGAGGTGTATCCGTTAACGGCGGTATTGGTAAGGTATCCGGTGTCCTGATTGGTGTACTGGTATTTGAGATTCTAAAGACCTGCCTGCAGTATCTGGGCGTTGACCCCAACTATCAGTATATTGCGCAGGGAGTTATTATCGTAGTTGCCATTGCGCTGGATATCAGAAAGTATATTGCAAAGAAGTAA
- a CDS encoding CYTH domain-containing protein: protein MEIERKYLISQPPADYTAYPYHLIEQGYLSTDPVVRIRREDESFYLTYKSKGLLEREEYNLPLTPESYEHLIKKADGHILTKRRYLIPLEGSDHLTIELDVFEGRFKGLILAEVEFPKREEAECFTPPSWFGEDVTFSGEYQNSRLSQLP from the coding sequence ATGGAAATAGAACGTAAATATCTCATATCCCAGCCGCCGGCTGATTACACCGCATACCCCTATCACTTAATAGAGCAGGGATATCTGTCAACAGACCCTGTTGTCCGCATCCGCAGGGAGGATGAATCCTTTTACCTTACCTACAAATCAAAGGGGCTTTTAGAACGGGAGGAATATAATCTCCCTTTGACGCCAGAATCCTATGAACACCTGATCAAAAAGGCGGACGGCCATATCCTTACGAAAAGGCGGTATCTGATTCCCCTGGAAGGTTCTGACCATCTGACCATAGAGCTGGATGTTTTTGAAGGGCGTTTTAAAGGGCTTATATTGGCTGAAGTGGAATTTCCAAAAAGAGAAGAAGCTGAATGCTTCACCCCTCCTTCCTGGTTTGGAGAAGATGTAACCTTTTCAGGAGAATATCAAAACAGCAGGCTGAGCCAGCTTCCATAA
- a CDS encoding galactose ABC transporter substrate-binding protein, with amino-acid sequence MRRFSKRMFVFFLILWTVFLVHGCAPREQAEDTRESSKSEAGTEGVREERGPKIGVSIYRYDDTFMKLYRSQLKQYLEETYHAEVIMRNAGGDQEEQNRQISQFISDGCDGIIVNPVEVSAAAGLVNTCGQAGIPLVFINREPKEEEQRRWHENNMAVSCVGTDSRQAGTYQGEIILELPDKGDINGDGVVSYAMLMGEEGNEDSRYRTEYSVKALEEGGMKTEKLFSGNGDWSKDKGKKLAQEVLTTYGSRIEVIFCNNDSMANGALEAVEEAGRVPGKDIYLVGVDALQDTVKYIKEGKIAGTVLNDHEGQSQTAADTLTKMIDGEDVDTRYLVDYIKVTAISTFQTLKGED; translated from the coding sequence ATGAGACGGTTTAGTAAACGGATGTTTGTGTTTTTTCTGATCCTCTGGACTGTTTTCCTGGTTCATGGCTGTGCTCCCCGGGAGCAGGCGGAGGATACCAGGGAAAGCTCCAAATCAGAAGCAGGCACGGAGGGGGTCCGTGAGGAGAGAGGACCAAAGATCGGGGTAAGTATCTACCGCTATGACGATACATTTATGAAGCTGTATCGTTCCCAACTAAAGCAATACCTGGAAGAAACTTACCACGCGGAGGTGATCATGCGCAATGCCGGGGGAGATCAGGAAGAGCAGAACCGGCAGATCAGCCAGTTTATTTCAGATGGGTGTGACGGGATCATTGTAAATCCGGTGGAGGTATCTGCTGCGGCCGGGCTTGTTAATACCTGCGGCCAGGCGGGGATTCCTTTGGTTTTCATTAACCGGGAACCAAAGGAAGAGGAACAGAGGCGGTGGCATGAAAACAACATGGCAGTGTCGTGCGTTGGAACGGATTCCAGGCAGGCCGGGACTTATCAGGGAGAGATTATACTGGAACTGCCTGATAAAGGGGACATAAACGGCGATGGGGTAGTGTCTTACGCTATGCTCATGGGAGAAGAAGGCAATGAGGACAGCCGTTACCGGACGGAATATTCCGTAAAAGCCCTGGAAGAAGGGGGAATGAAGACGGAAAAACTGTTTTCCGGCAATGGAGACTGGAGTAAGGACAAAGGGAAAAAGCTTGCCCAGGAGGTACTGACTACCTATGGCAGCAGAATTGAGGTGATATTCTGCAACAATGATTCCATGGCAAACGGCGCTTTGGAAGCTGTGGAAGAGGCAGGCCGTGTGCCTGGAAAGGATATTTATCTTGTAGGGGTAGATGCCCTTCAGGATACGGTAAAATATATAAAAGAGGGAAAAATAGCCGGGACTGTTTTAAATGATCATGAGGGACAATCCCAAACAGCTGCCGATACTTTGACAAAAATGATTGACGGGGAAGATGTGGACACAAGGTATCTGGTGGATTATATCAAGGTTACTGCAATCAGTACCTTTCAAACGTTAAAAGGAGAGGATTAA
- a CDS encoding DJ-1 family glyoxalase III translates to MGKVFAFLADGSEEVELLAVVDILKRGGQEVTLVSVTGKKDVVGAHQIKIQADFEFSEVDCKNADVLFLPGGMPGTRNLGAHGGLINSLKEAYGENRRIAAICAAPSILGRLGMLEGRKATCFPGFEPELKGALYTKQGVVTDGNITTARGLGYALDMGIELLGLLTDENHARQVKEAIQYDHISV, encoded by the coding sequence ATGGGAAAAGTATTTGCGTTTTTAGCTGACGGATCAGAGGAAGTGGAGTTATTGGCTGTTGTGGACATTTTAAAAAGGGGTGGCCAGGAGGTGACCCTTGTTTCTGTTACAGGAAAAAAAGACGTGGTAGGTGCCCATCAGATAAAAATCCAGGCGGATTTTGAATTCTCAGAGGTTGACTGTAAAAATGCCGATGTTCTGTTTCTTCCAGGCGGGATGCCGGGGACCAGGAATTTAGGAGCTCACGGGGGACTGATAAATTCTTTAAAGGAAGCCTATGGAGAAAACAGGAGAATCGCTGCAATCTGTGCGGCACCAAGCATTTTGGGAAGGCTCGGTATGCTGGAAGGGAGAAAAGCAACCTGCTTTCCAGGCTTTGAACCGGAGCTTAAGGGAGCCTTGTATACAAAACAGGGGGTAGTTACGGATGGGAATATAACGACTGCCAGAGGTCTTGGCTATGCACTGGATATGGGGATTGAACTTCTGGGTCTTCTGACGGATGAGAATCATGCCCGCCAGGTAAAGGAGGCCATCCAGTACGATCATATTTCCGTGTAA
- a CDS encoding extracellular solute-binding protein has product MKRRWVLSFLAVVFISLLTGCEKKDPYGLSEKNPVTITIWHYYNGVQKEEFDRLVQEFNENEGRGKGIIVKAFNKGSIDELSTLVNESIEKKIGSEPLPDVFSAYVDKVYEVDQMGLAADLSSYLTSEEISEYVDAYIEEGKFDSTGAIKVFPIAKSTEILTVNKTDWDKFAEATGVTEEALSTWEGITRVAESYYKWTDSLTEAPDDGKAFFGRDAFANYMIIGSLQLGHEIFKTEDGKVVLDFDKQIMRKLWENYYVPYVNGYFGSYGKFRSDDVKTGQLAAFVGATSGIAYFPASVTLEDGTNYAIESKLYPLPNFQGTVPCAVQQGAGMMVFKSEEKREYAATLFLKWFTSVEQNMEFAIGSGYLPVKKAAGNQEMLKPFLEGTGENSGASQNLLIGLDTANEYRLYTSKPFRGGDRARSVLNLTMVLKAKEDYEEICALMAQGVKRENAVANFVTEENFNNWYKDTMEQLEAIVGE; this is encoded by the coding sequence ATGAAAAGGAGATGGGTGTTATCGTTTCTTGCGGTTGTTTTTATCAGCCTTCTTACCGGATGTGAGAAGAAAGATCCGTACGGATTGTCGGAAAAGAATCCGGTCACCATTACCATCTGGCATTATTACAATGGCGTCCAGAAGGAGGAATTCGACCGCCTGGTGCAGGAGTTTAATGAAAACGAAGGAAGAGGAAAAGGGATCATCGTCAAGGCCTTTAATAAGGGGAGCATTGATGAATTAAGTACTCTGGTCAATGAAAGCATCGAAAAAAAGATTGGATCAGAGCCTCTGCCTGATGTATTTTCCGCTTATGTGGATAAGGTTTACGAAGTGGATCAGATGGGACTGGCGGCAGATTTAAGCAGCTATCTGACCTCGGAGGAAATATCGGAATATGTGGATGCCTATATAGAAGAAGGCAAATTTGACAGCACCGGAGCAATCAAGGTGTTTCCCATCGCCAAGTCTACGGAGATCCTTACGGTGAACAAGACGGACTGGGACAAGTTTGCAGAGGCAACAGGAGTGACAGAGGAGGCCCTTTCCACCTGGGAAGGGATTACCCGGGTGGCGGAGTCCTACTATAAATGGACAGACAGCTTGACAGAGGCACCGGATGATGGAAAGGCTTTTTTTGGAAGGGATGCCTTTGCTAATTATATGATCATCGGCAGCCTTCAGCTTGGCCATGAAATTTTTAAGACAGAGGATGGAAAGGTTGTCCTGGATTTTGATAAGCAGATCATGAGGAAGCTGTGGGAAAATTATTATGTACCCTATGTAAACGGGTATTTTGGTTCCTACGGGAAATTCCGGAGCGATGATGTAAAGACAGGACAGCTGGCGGCTTTTGTTGGGGCGACCAGCGGAATTGCTTACTTTCCGGCTTCAGTGACCCTTGAGGATGGGACCAATTATGCCATAGAGAGCAAGCTTTACCCTCTTCCCAATTTCCAGGGCACCGTTCCATGTGCCGTTCAGCAGGGAGCCGGCATGATGGTGTTTAAATCTGAGGAAAAAAGGGAGTATGCTGCTACTCTTTTCTTGAAATGGTTTACAAGCGTGGAGCAGAACATGGAATTTGCCATTGGCTCCGGTTATCTTCCGGTAAAGAAGGCTGCCGGAAATCAGGAAATGTTAAAGCCCTTCCTGGAGGGAACCGGTGAAAACAGCGGAGCATCACAGAATCTTTTAATAGGGCTTGATACAGCCAATGAATACAGGCTATATACTTCTAAACCATTTAGAGGCGGGGACCGTGCCAGAAGCGTGCTGAATTTAACAATGGTTTTAAAAGCAAAGGAAGATTATGAAGAGATATGTGCCCTTATGGCACAGGGAGTCAAACGGGAAAATGCAGTTGCAAATTTTGTGACAGAGGAAAATTTTAATAACTGGTACAAGGATACAATGGAGCAGTTGGAAGCGATTGTTGGAGAGTGA